From the genome of Solanum pennellii chromosome 6, SPENNV200:
CTCCTCATGGTTTGAGGTTGTGCTTGCTGCTTGGAATATACTAGTTTCCCTCTTAGGGTTAAAGGATGTAATTACTTAGATGTCACTTACTGTTGATctcattctttttctcctcCTTCACAGAGCTTAAAGCATAACCCCAATGGAaggtttgttgttgtttgtggAGACGGTGAGTATATCATATATACTGCTCTGGCCTGGAGAAATAGGTCATTTGGCTCAGCTCTGGAATTTGTTTGGTCGTCTGATGGAGAGTATGCTATCCGAGAAAGTACTTCAAGGATTAAGATTTTCAGCAAAAATTTCCAGGTTTCATGAATGTCCTCACAACTGACTCCCTCCCAAATTTGGATTACTTTTGTGTTATGCTTCAGATTATGTGTTATTTAATCTAATGATATTACTTTAAATAGTGGACCCACAATTAGATGTTATCCCCTCTTACTCAGTCTCCTTTTCTCTCTCCTATTTCGTACCCTATAATTTGTTACTCCTTAGAGGCCTGACAAGTAAATTTGGGGTCATGTGCATGCAGTAAGTTGTAGTTCTTTAATGCATTTAGCTTCTTTTTGTCTTGAAGCTGAAGGGTGTATTGTTTAGTAGTTTCTTTTGTTCACCTGGATTGAAGTGATTACGCTGATGTCTCCAGGAAAAAAAGAGTATCCGCCCGACTTTCTCTGCTGAGCACATCTATGGGGGTACCTTATTGGCAATGTGCTCAAATGATTTCATTTGCTTTTACGATTGGATTGAGTGCAGGTTGATACGACGTATTGATGTTAATGTCAAAGTAAGATATATAAGCTTGACTTCCATAAGTGCTATGTTGGTCCTTTACTTTTTTGATGGTTGTTacaatatcatttatttttattgattcaaCTACTTCAGAACCTCTACTGGGCTGACAGTGGTGATCTGGTGGCTATTGCTAGTGATACTTCATTCTACATACTGAAGTATAATGTGAGAGCTCTCTTTCTCAGATTTTTAAACTACTACTATCTTTACTTTGCAAGCTATTGTGTTATAATTGTCCTTTGGTTAAACCTGCAGCGCGATGTTGTCTCTGCACATTTAGATAGTGGAAGATCTGTAGATGAACAAGGTGTTGAAGATGCTTTTGAACTTCTTTATGAGATAAATGAACGTGTCAGAACTGGAATTTGGGTAGGAGATTGTTTCATTTACAACAATTCTTCTTCGAGACTGAATTATTGTGTAGGCGGCGAGGTATGAAAAGTCATTCATACAGTTTTATGGACCTCTTTGTTTTCagaatttctcatctcataGGTGATTAACAGTGTTTCTTATGATCTTTAGGTGACCACAATGTTTCACTTAGACCGACCCATGTACCTGCTGGGATATCTCGCTAATCAAAGTAGAGTTTTCCTGATTGACAAAGAGTTCAAGTAAGTAGGCTCATGACAGCTTCTCACACAGGAACTAGAAAAATTGTTTCAAGTATGATGACCCATATTCTTTTCATTACAGTGTCGTGGGATATACTCTTCTGCTCAGCTTGATAGAGTACAAGACACTTGTGATGCGTGGTGACTGGGACAGAGCTAATGCAGTCTTACCATCAATTCCTAAGGATCACCATAACAGGTACATCTCTATTCTTCTTGTAATATGTTTTTTTCTGTGAATATGATTAACGAATTGTGCTTGATTGCAATTTTCCTTCATCTTCGAACGCAGTTGCAAAATGTGACAAACTGGCAATTGAAAAAATGcaaacatcattttattgtaGTCTATGATGTAGATTGTTTTCTTAAGACACATTATTGAGTATTGGAGTGAAATGTGTCCAAATGGTATGAAATGGATATTGAGGTTTCATATAGCCCACCCCTTCTAGTTTGTGAACACAATTGTTGTATTGATGTAATATTGTTTATTATCCTGGGGGTGTGGCACACACTACTAAAGTTACTCTGATAGCCGTTGTAATTTTCGTGCTAATACGTGCTACAAGCCCTGACTTTTGGAAGGGATGCGTATATTAGATAAAAGGATATTCTTGCTGCTATGCTATGTGATTGGATGCAGTCACTCATGTTCTTATTTTTCCTATGATCTATTGGGATCTGCattaatatattgtatttagTAGTTGAgccttgggggggggggggcgNNNNNNNNNNNNNNNNNNNNNNNNNNNNNNNNNNNNNNNNNNNNNNNNNNNNNNNNNNNNNNNNNNNNNNNNNNNNNNNNNNNNNNNNNNNNNNNNNNNNNNNNNNNNNNNNNNNNNNNNNNNNNNNNNNNNNNNNNNNNNNNNNNNNNNNNNNNNNNNNNNNNNNNNNNNNNNNNNNNNNNNNNNNNNNNNNNNNNNNNNNNNNNNNNNNNNNNNNNNNNNNNNNNNNNNNNNNNNNNNNNNNNNNNNNNNNNNNNNNNNNNNNNNNNNNNNNNNNNNNNNNNNNNNNNNNNNNNNNNNNNNNNNNNNNNNNNNNNNNNNNNNNNNNNNNNNNNNNNNNNNNNNNNNNNNNNNNNNNNNNNNNNNNNNNNNNNNNNNGGGGGGGGGGGGGGCGTTCATGATGGGATTATCAAGTTCTCTAAGTTCTGATGAAATGATTCCCTGTAGTGTTGCTCGTTTCTTGGAATCACGGGGTATGATTGAGGAAGCATTGGAAGTTGCAACAGACGCTGACTACAGATTTGAACTTGCCATACAGTTGGGTAAATTAGACATTGCAAAGGTAAGGGCTACTAACTCGTGGAAGTGTGTGGTTTGACTTCAGCCTCTCTTCCTTATACTTGTCTCTGTCAGAAGAACCATATGTCGTTAAGTATGGCCATGTGCCCCTTCTTGTTTGCAGGAAATTGCTGTAGTAGCACAGAGTGAATCCAAATGGAAGCAGTTGGGTGAACTGGCAATGTCTGCTGGAATGGTAATTGATACTTACAGCCGCTTGAGcccctttttttttgaaaacaaattcTTACAAGGGGGAACATAAACcacttgaattttaaaaaaaaaagtaaattgatGAGTTTTACAAATGGTCAGTGTTTGAGCTCCTTAATTTATATCAGAAATTCCAAGTCAGCTGTCCGAAAGTTTCTTAGCAGAAAACTCCTGACCCATACCATTTTTGCTGCTGGAAAAATCTATGGTTAAGGTTCTGAACGCTGTTGGTTGTCCTTTTGCCTGTGAAAGTTTACCGAATGTTTCTGTTTGTAGTTCAGTTAAAGGTTGTTTGTAGTTGATTTCTGCAGCCTCCTGGTCATCCTTTTTAGTACTCTACTTGGATTATAACAGCAAACCCAGTGTGATCCCACAAATGGGGTCTGGGGATGGTGGGGTGTACataaaccttacccctaccaaCTGTTCTTTACTTGAATTCTCTATTAATATTGCTGTTTTGTATTTTGCAGCTGGAGATGGCAGAGGATTGTTTGAAATACGCTAATGACTTGAGTGGTTTGCTGCTGCTTTATTCCTCGTTAGGAGATGCTGAAGGAATTGCTGAATTAGCATCTCTTGCAAAAGAGCATGGAAGAAACAATGTTGCATTCCTTTGCCTGTTCCTCCTGGGTAAAGTAGAAGATTGTGTTCAGCTGTTGGTTGACAGGTACTTTTTCATTTGTGTTCCTCTTCAGTTTGTTGCCACTTGTCAGATTGTTTCAACTCTGGAATGATATTCTCTATTGCAATTACTTTGCAGCAACCGGATACCTGAGGCTGCATTTATGGCAAGATCTTACCTTCCAAGTAAGGTTTCTGAAATAGTTGCAATGTGGAGGAAGGACCTTAATAAGGTTAGTGATATTCATTTTTGTGATTGCTATTAGATTTTCATGGTCCACTATTTAAAGAGCTGTTTCACTTGGtcagtttttttaaaaagtatgcTACTTTcgttttaatcttttttaaaataaagaaagaaataaagtacAATGCTTCAGCCTCATGCTGTGGGGATCATGCTTTTTGACCTTTAAGTTAACAGTGCAACGGAAGTTAGGAGCTCTTTGATGGTACTGTTACCTGAGACATAAAAATTTGCTGTTGTTGACGTGTGTTTTCTCTTTTCTAACTTTTGCTTGCATTTGCATGTGCCTGAAAATAGCCATGAAATATTTCTGTCGATTTCTCTCAGCGGCCAATGTGGCCCGAGAACTCTCTATATTCGATAGACATCCACTTAACTTCACGATTAGAATTTGAGTGTCTTtgtaaaaaaatgatttgaacTTGAGCCATGAAATATTTCTGTCGATTTCTCTCAGCGACCAATGTGGCCCGAGAACTCTCTATATTCGATAGACATCCATTTAACTTCACGATTAGAATTTGAGTGTCTTtgtaaaaaaatgatttgaacTTGAGCGCAAGTAGTAAGAGAACTGCAGAAAAGGTTGTCTTTTATGGGTAAGGAATAGTCTGCAGAATTATCTGTCAGATTTGAACCTAGTTTTCTGCATGATTTCTGCCTGTAGGTTAACCAGAAAGCAGCGGAAGCTTTGGCTGATCCTGAAGAATATCCCAACATGTTTGAGCACTGGCAAATTGCACTTGCAGTTGAAGCTAGAGTCGCAGAGGAAAGGTGTATATAGACCACTATTCCCCTTTGTGTGGATCTTTTGTAGCTTTTACACTGGTGGctctttgaaaaaaatttacatcTCTTTTTCTATTTGTACTCCTTTCCTCTTATTGCTGGAGTATGAGTTCAACAGGGCTTAATGGATGGGCATATTTAACACTATTGTGGACTGGTAGCCAGTTATGAGACCAAGTGTTGCACAATTTCATTGTGAAAATTTTTCATCAAggttattttctaatttttatgtagGGGTGTATACCCACCAGCAGCAGATTATGGAAATTATGCTGATAGACCAACTTCCAACCTTGTAGAAGCTTTCAGCAACATGAGAATGGATGAAGAAGAACCCCTTGAAAATGGAGAAATGGACCACGAGGTATTAGATGGACATGTTTCTATTTGTCTCATATGAGGATTCATTTTCCATTATGTgtccttttatatatatatatatatatatatatatatatatattcaaaaaaagaagtagaaaaCATAGTGTTagcattttatattattttgtttatacaATGCTGGGGATTTAGGTATGGATGTATGGCATAATAGTTTGAATTTCAAGAATCTTAACAACAACCTTATGCTCGATGGTAGTTGATACCCTTCATACAAACAACTTATACGCCTAATCACTGTGGTAAAGGCCATGTTTAAAGGTGATTGTTTCCTTGTTTAAACTCCCCAGGTTGTGGAACAGAATGGTGATGAGGTGCAAGAGCAGGGACAAGATGGCACTCAACAGGAGAGCCAAGAAGAGGCTGTTGTAGATGCTGAATCTACTGATAGTGCAGTACTCGTCAATGGAAACGAGGCTGAAGAAGAGTGGGGTACGAATACTGAAGGAAAACCGT
Proteins encoded in this window:
- the LOC107023332 gene encoding coatomer subunit beta'-2-like → MPLRLEIKRKLAQRSERVKAVDLHPTEPWILTSLYSGTLCIWNYQTQTMAQSFEVTELPVRSAKFIARKQWIVAGSDDMFIRVYNYNTMDKVKVFEAHTDYIRCVAVHPTLPYVLSSSDDMLIKLWDWEKGWVCTQIFEGHSHYVMQVTFNPKDTNTFASASLDRTIKIWNLGSPDPNFTLDAHLKGVNCVDYFTGGDKPYLITGSDDHTAKVWDYQTRSCVQTLEGHTHNVSAVCFHPDLPIIMTGSEDGTVRIWHATTYRLENTLNYGLERVWAIGYMKGSRRVVIGYDEGTIMVKLGREVPVASMDNSGKVIWAKHNEVQTINIKSVGADYEVTDGERLPLAVKELGTCDLYPQSLKHNPNGRFVVVCGDGEYIIYTALAWRNRSFGSALEFVWSSDGEYAIRESTSRIKIFSKNFQEKKSIRPTFSAEHIYGGTLLAMCSNDFICFYDWIECRLIRRIDVNVKNLYWADSGDLVAIASDTSFYILKYNRDVVSAHLDSGRSVDEQGVEDAFELLYEINERVRTGIWVGDCFIYNNSSSRLNYCVGGEVTTMFHLDRPMYLLGYLANQSRVFLIDKEFNVVGYTLLLSLIEYKTLVMRGDWDRANAVLPSIPKDHHNSVARFLESRGMIEEALEVATDADYRFELAIQLGKLDIAKEIAVVAQSESKWKQLGELAMSAGMLEMAEDCLKYANDLSGLLLLYSSLGDAEGIAELASLAKEHGRNNVAFLCLFLLGKVEDCVQLLVDSNRIPEAAFMARSYLPSKVSEIVAMWRKDLNKVNQKAAEALADPEEYPNMFEHWQIALAVEARVAEERGVYPPAADYGNYADRPTSNLVEAFSNMRMDEEEPLENGEMDHEVVEQNGDEVQEQGQDGTQQESQEEAVVDAESTDSAVLVNGNEAEEEWVLTPHN